In the genome of Penaeus monodon isolate SGIC_2016 chromosome 30, NSTDA_Pmon_1, whole genome shotgun sequence, the window ACTTCTCTTATGTTTTTAAATTGATTCAACAGGTCTTACACAATTGGGAAGAATGAACCACAGTTACTTGAAGTGGAGGGCACAACTGCACGACTTATTTTAAGGAAAGCTGTAGCAACAGTATGTGCACACACAGGATACACCGACACATCTGAGAGCGTTCTCAGATTTCTCACCGATGTTCTCCATGAATTTTTGATGAAGCTGACAAATTTACTACGTGCTAACACAGACTCCCTTCTATTGACAGACAGATGTCCATTTCATGTAAGTTACTGTTTTACTCAGTAGTAAATTTGAGATAACATGGTCAGCAAAATGAAAATCTATTCATTCTGGTTGTCAGTTATAGTATCTAATGTTTCAATAAACTTTTTAGGATGTTATGGAACAAAGCCTTCACGATATTGGGATTGGCAGCATGAGTGAGTTGCACCAAATGTACCGTGAACGTGTCATTCTGTATCataacagagtcaggcaggagaGCTTTCAGTTGTATCATCAGTACCTTGCTCTTACACAGAATAAGGAAGGCAGTATTGCAACACCTGGGTAAGTAATTATTGTAANNNNNNNNNNNNNNNNNNNNNNNNNNNNNNNNNNNNNNNNNNNNNNNNNNNNNNNNNNNNNNNNNNNNNNNNNNNNNNNNNNNNNNNNNNNNNNNNNNNNNNNNNNNNNNNNNNNNNNNNNNNNNNNNNNNNNNNNNNNNNNNNNNNNNNNNNNNNNNNNNNNNNCACCATTAACTGCCATGACatgaatatgtgtaatatattccCCATTTCGTTATCAGGTCTCGAAGGGAGAGTACAGGGGATTGGTGGGGAGATGACTGTGGCAGTCAACATGGAGGTCCAAGTGGCACCTCTGCCCCAGGTCTGGATGATACCTCTGTTCCATCTATTAAAAGTACTTCAAGTCTGGATCCTGAATTATCACTCCATCCATTCTCTGTGTTGAGCCAGTGAGTTATGTGGAGGTTGAACATTACAATGTAATATAGCATAAGTGCAACCGAAGTCCAGGTCAGCATGTTGAAAACTGAACAAGGTACTGACTTGCCAAATATGCATAGGTTtttctcatcactattatttgtaaatatgtgagaaaaaaaagaaatgtaggtGGCCAGCaaggaaaattaatatttaatttctgCAAGAATGTGTGGATATATCAGGTAATATAGTAACTGTGCAGTAAAACTGGTATGTCTCCTTATAAAAGATGTACTTAAACAAAACTATTAAGTCATTATGAGTTACTTACGTTTTATTTTGAACATTTCttatttcaataattttatcatctttcttgCTATCTTTAAGTTTGCCTTTCTGATTCCTTTGATTTTTCAGACCTAATACCAACGGATGCCGAgttcaaacaacaataatagctgGGGCCTGAAACAAAAGGGTGTAATACTGTCAGTGGATGTGTTATTTTACAGATCCATTAATAATACgaggaaaaagacacaaaaactgTTGACAGACTTTTCACCACTAAAATCACAAATATTTCCACTACAGAGTCGGAGGTGATGGAGAAGAAGGGGTCCAGCACTCACCTGCCACCACACAACAATACCAGCTATACCCTCTCACACCCAGATAGATATGATTGCTACATTTTGCCTGTATATAATCAATGCAAATTTCTTGCCTTACAATTTGCACATTATTCTCATAAAAGTTATTGTatgttaactttttattattaaactgttattattatttatagctaATAACTATTTTTCTTTAGTGAGGTTATATTttggtttaattattttttttttgacacaccAAACTGTTCAGTTGCctaaattgtattatttaatatGGCTGTCTGCCAAATTATAGTGTTGAAATTCAGTTCTTTTGAATGCAATTTTTGGTATTGTAATTCCAAGTTCCTCTGATTTTACACTATTGGTTGAATACCAATAATTTTCCTACATGGTACATTGTTTCAAGTGTGAGAAGCTGAAGTATTTAGCCTGCaagttattgtattgtattaaaaATCTGTAATTTTCTCAAGATTGACAGAAATTTCTGGTTTCTTAGTTTGTGTACTATGTAACttcaaattaaaagaaaaacaaatattgtatggttaatttttccaaaatttatttaccccatatataattattgttgtctgACCAAATAACTACCAGTTTTCATTAAAGGTAAGTGTACATATACTGATCATGTATATAATTACTAAAATTTTGCAAATGGTCAAACTTTTACGCCAGAATTATCTGTTTCTATACCTCATACCAAAGCATTACCATAGATggtattgtaaaagaaaaaattacaaccCCCGGCTTTATATAATTAGTAAGATGAATGAAGTCAAGTGCACTATGTACATAAtttagtattaatagtaaaacCTCTGGATGTGAGAAAATTTGACTATACTGAATAATGTACATAAATAATAGACCCACAACTGTTAGTGTTAACCCATTGCTGCTGGGTGGTTTCCCAATAGAAAAGCCCTCTCTCCCGGGATTGTGTTGTCACCTTAGTGTGCGCNNNNNNNNNNNNNNNNNNNNNNNNNNNNNNNNNNNNNNNNNNNNNNNNNNNNNNNNNNNNNNNNNNNNNNNNNNNNNNNNNNNNNNNNNNNNNNNNNGGAATAATAACAAGCATTATGCTTGCTAAAATATTCTGGAAGCAGTGAATACAATTGTGATAAAATGAAGGTATCCTGTGGACTGGTTAGGAGACATTGTCGTCTGTAGAatcaatacaaacataaaaaaaaaaaaagtacttgcaTACATTCACCACCTCCATCTCACTGACAGTTAGACAGTCCCTCACACATTTACTCTCATCATTTACTGTACTGTATTGTCATNNNNNNNNNNNNNNNNNNNNNNNNNNNNNNNNNNNNNNNNNNNNNNNNNNNNNNNAAAAGAAGTAAGATGtacatatactttgtatatatataattactggtCAAACTTAACACCAGAATTATTTGTTTCTGTACCTCATGACAAAACAGTAACAAAACCATAGACagtattgtaaaagaaaaaaatacaaccccagtcatatataattagtaatagcactagtaaaagaaagagagNNNNNNNNNNNNNNNNNNNNNNNNNNNNNNNNNNNNNNNNNNNNNNNNNNNNNNNNNNNNNNNNNNNNNNNNNNNNNNNNNNNNNNNNNNNNNNNNNNNNNNNNNNNNNNNNNNNNNNNNNNNNNNNNNNNNNNNNNNNNTCTTCCTGGAGACATCAGTTTAAATAAGTAAATTTCTCTGGTCTTGCTAGATAATGGAGCAGCAGCTAGGGAGTAAAATGCNNNNNNNNNNNNNNNNNNNNNNNNNNNNNNNNNNNNNNNNNNNTAGTATAAGGCACAGCTTTTATTCTGAATGacaatttaaataattttcttaacCAATActagtgtaataaaaaaaatttggctaGTGGCCAGTAATGCAAGGTTGTATGCACACATTTTCCTTGTTATGTCCAGCTTGTCCAGTATTTCAAGACACAACATTAGACACCTAGCTTGTAGCTGTAGCTTATAACCACAAGTTTNNNNNNNNNNNNNNNNNNNNNNNNNNNNNNNNNNNNNNNNNNNNNNNNNNNNNNNNNNNNNNNNNNNNNNNNNNNNNNNNNNNNNNNNNNNNNNNNNNNNNNNNNNNNNNNNNNNNNNNNNNNNNNNNNNNNNNNNNNNNNNNNNNNNNNNNNNNNNNNNNNNNNNNNNNNNNNNNNNNNNNNNNNNNNNNNNNNNNNNNNNNNNNNNNNNNNNNNNNNNNNNNNNNNNNNNNNNNNNNNNNNNNNNNNNNNNNNNNNNNNNNNNNNNNNNNNNNNNNNNNNNNNNNNNNNNNNNNNNNNNNNNNNNNNNNNNNNNNNNNNNNNNNNNNNNNNNNNNNNNNNNNNNNNNNNNNNNNNNNNNNNNNNNNNNNNNNNNNNNNNNNNNNNNNNNNNNNNNNNNNNNNNNNNNNNNNNNNNNNNNNNNNNNNNNNNNNNNNNNNNNNNNNNNNNNNNNNNNNNNNNNNNNNNNNNNNNNNNNNNNNNNNNNNNNNNNNNNNNNNNNNNNNNNNNNNNNNNNNNNNNNNNNNNNNNNNNNNNNNNNNNNNNNNNNNNNNNNNNNNNNNNNNNNNNNNNNNNNNNNNNNNNNNNNNNNNNNNNNNNNNNNNNNNNNNNNNNNNNNNNNNNNNNNNNNNNNNNNNNNNNNNNNNNNNNNNNNNNNNNNNNNNNNNNNNNNNNNNNNNNNNNNNNNNNNNNNNNNNNNNNNNNNNNNNNNNNNNNNNNNNNNNNNNNNNNNNNNNNNNNNNNNNNNNNNNNNNNNNNNNNNNNNNNNNNNNNNNNNNNNNNNNNN includes:
- the LOC119592538 gene encoding STAGA complex 65 subunit gamma-like translates to MSCAGGHWGEFQDGQGSNNEDWSLSGSDMEDLLTPKPLPPTPPTLHQPSQEETSSFQKLPAEFCRTDPLVLQTIRLLQYQRQVAQLINRAQSIGMEGNSFPSCPAPPEEPVLDRKTAKPHFLFFIPPEKTSYTIGKNEPQLLEVEGTTARLILRKAVATVCAHTGYTDTSESVLRFLTDVLHEFLMKLTNLLRANTDSLLLTDRCPFHDVMEQSLHDIGIGSMSELHQMYRERVILYHNRVRQESFQLYHQYLALTQNKEGSIATPGSRRESTGDWWGDDCGSQHGGPSGTSAPGLDDTSVPSIKSTSSLDPELSLHPFSVLSQVGGDGEEGVQHSPATTQQYQLYPLTPR